Proteins found in one Thermaerobacter subterraneus DSM 13965 genomic segment:
- a CDS encoding NRAMP family divalent metal transporter — MPAPAPPNQPSPPRTAAGVFLGAAFLMATSAIGPGFLTQTAVFTEQFRANFAFVILASVILDIGAQLNVWRIITVSGLRGQDLANKVLPGLGYFIALIVALGGLAFNVGNVGGAALGLNVLFGLDVKWGAIASALIAFYVFLSKEMGRAMDNFAKILGVVMLVLTLYVAVVTKPPLGEALLRAVAPTHVPFLPILTLLGGTVGGYITFAGAHRMLDAGIRGPEHLQEVTRSSVTGILTASLMRVLLFLAVFGVVAAGARLDPQNPPASAFQIGAGMLGYKIFGVVLWAAAVTSVVGASYTSVSFLRTLHPSIERHHAKWIIGFIAASTLLFVTVERPVALLILAGSLNGLILPITLGTVLLACRRRDIAGDYRHPAWMTAFGIIVVALAVYAGIQSLQGMAALWRR; from the coding sequence GCCCCTCCAAATCAGCCATCCCCACCCCGCACCGCGGCCGGGGTCTTCCTCGGGGCCGCGTTCCTCATGGCGACCTCCGCCATCGGTCCCGGGTTCCTCACCCAGACCGCGGTCTTCACCGAGCAGTTCAGGGCCAACTTCGCCTTCGTGATCCTCGCGTCGGTGATCCTCGACATCGGCGCCCAGCTCAACGTGTGGCGCATCATCACGGTGTCGGGGTTGCGCGGGCAGGACCTGGCGAACAAGGTGCTGCCGGGGCTGGGCTACTTCATCGCGCTCATCGTGGCCCTCGGTGGGCTGGCCTTCAATGTGGGCAACGTCGGCGGCGCGGCGCTGGGGCTCAACGTCCTCTTTGGCCTCGACGTGAAGTGGGGAGCCATCGCCTCGGCGCTCATCGCCTTCTACGTCTTCCTGTCCAAGGAGATGGGCCGGGCGATGGACAACTTCGCCAAGATCCTCGGGGTCGTCATGCTGGTTCTGACCCTCTATGTAGCCGTCGTCACCAAGCCGCCGCTGGGCGAAGCGCTCCTGCGCGCGGTCGCACCTACGCACGTTCCGTTCCTCCCCATCCTCACGCTCTTGGGGGGGACGGTGGGCGGGTACATCACCTTCGCCGGAGCGCACCGGATGCTGGATGCGGGCATCCGCGGTCCTGAGCACCTGCAGGAGGTCACGCGGAGTTCGGTCACGGGGATCTTGACGGCCTCCCTCATGCGCGTGCTCCTCTTCCTCGCCGTGTTCGGTGTCGTTGCGGCCGGGGCCAGGCTCGACCCCCAGAATCCGCCGGCTTCCGCGTTCCAGATCGGCGCCGGCATGCTGGGTTACAAGATCTTTGGTGTGGTCCTCTGGGCCGCGGCCGTCACCTCCGTGGTCGGGGCGTCGTATACGTCGGTCTCGTTCTTGCGGACGCTGCACCCGTCCATCGAGAGGCACCACGCCAAGTGGATCATCGGCTTCATCGCCGCGTCGACGCTGCTCTTCGTCACCGTGGAGAGGCCGGTGGCGCTGCTCATCCTGGCCGGATCCCTCAACGGCCTGATCCTCCCGATCACCCTGGGCACCGTGCTCCTGGCGTGCCGCCGCAGGGACATCGCGGGCGACTACCGGCATCCGGCCTGGATGACCGCCTTCGGGATCATCGTGGTGGCGTTGGCGGTGTACGCGGGCATCCAGTCCCTCCAGGGCATGGCTGCCCTCTGGCGGCGGTGA
- the pxpB gene encoding 5-oxoprolinase subunit PxpB codes for MHQHEVEGFDRPVRFLPAGDRALVVEFGNEISPAIHARVRALTQALQVRPIPGVMEVVPTYRSVLVYFDPMQVAPAALEQGLLDLVRNREALQLPAPTVTVIPVCYGGEFGPDLPFVCEHTGLSADEVIRIHTGRDYLIYMLGFTPGFPYLGGMDERIAAPRLESPRTKIPAGSVGIAGKQTGVYPVESPGGWRIIGQTPIKLYDPYRQPPVLLAPGNYVRFKAVTREEYEAIAAQVATGTYRVEVMPRVAEH; via the coding sequence GTGCACCAACACGAAGTCGAGGGATTCGACCGCCCCGTCCGCTTCCTGCCCGCCGGGGACCGGGCGCTCGTGGTCGAATTCGGCAACGAGATCTCGCCCGCCATCCACGCCCGTGTGCGAGCGTTGACGCAAGCCTTGCAGGTTCGTCCGATCCCGGGGGTCATGGAGGTGGTTCCGACCTACCGCTCGGTCCTGGTGTACTTCGATCCGATGCAGGTGGCGCCCGCGGCGCTGGAGCAGGGGCTGCTGGATCTCGTCCGCAACCGGGAGGCGTTGCAGCTCCCAGCGCCCACCGTGACCGTGATCCCCGTCTGCTACGGGGGCGAATTCGGCCCCGACCTTCCCTTCGTCTGCGAGCACACGGGGCTTTCCGCGGACGAGGTGATCCGCATCCACACCGGCCGGGACTACCTGATCTACATGTTGGGCTTCACGCCGGGCTTCCCCTATTTGGGCGGGATGGACGAGCGGATCGCCGCGCCGCGCCTGGAATCGCCGCGCACGAAGATCCCTGCGGGGTCCGTGGGCATCGCCGGCAAGCAGACCGGGGTCTACCCCGTCGAGAGCCCAGGCGGCTGGCGGATCATCGGGCAGACGCCGATCAAGCTCTACGACCCCTACCGGCAACCGCCGGTGCTCCTGGCCCCGGGCAACTACGTCCGCTTCAAAGCGGTGACACGGGAGGAGTACGAGGCCATTGCCGCCCAGGTGGCGACCGGCACCTATCGCGTGGAGGTCATGCCCAGGGTTGCCGAACATTGA
- a CDS encoding biotin-dependent carboxyltransferase family protein, whose translation MAEVFEVVAPGLLTTVQDRGRHGYQAFGVPVAGAVDEYALRVANLLVGNDENAAGLEITLLGPTLRVLAPTVIAVTGADLGATRNGQPLPLWEAVAVEPGDEIRFRGVKQGCRAYLAVAGGIDVPPVMGSRSTYLRGGIGGIGGRALKAGDVLKAGGLFRADEPATTRRPRAAVRGRSGDAGGSDASPGEVARQIAGRRVPDEFVPRYGSPITLRVVLGPQDDHFTPAGVATFLSAEYVVTVEADRMGCRLDGPTIEHAGPADIISDGIPLGAVQVPGHGRPIVMLADRQTTGGYPKIATVISVDIPRIAQAKPGDRVRFAAVSRDEAVRLYREREEGLRRLAQRLA comes from the coding sequence ATGGCGGAGGTCTTCGAGGTCGTCGCACCGGGACTGCTCACCACGGTGCAGGACCGGGGCCGGCACGGCTACCAGGCCTTCGGCGTGCCCGTGGCGGGGGCGGTGGACGAGTACGCCCTCCGCGTCGCCAACCTCCTGGTCGGCAACGACGAGAACGCGGCGGGCCTCGAGATCACCCTGCTCGGCCCGACCCTCCGGGTGCTGGCCCCGACGGTCATCGCCGTCACGGGCGCCGACCTGGGGGCGACGCGGAACGGCCAGCCGCTCCCGCTCTGGGAGGCGGTGGCGGTGGAACCGGGCGACGAGATCCGCTTCCGCGGCGTGAAGCAGGGGTGCCGGGCCTACCTGGCCGTGGCGGGCGGCATCGACGTGCCGCCGGTCATGGGGAGCCGCTCGACCTATCTGCGGGGCGGGATCGGCGGGATCGGCGGTCGAGCCCTCAAGGCCGGGGATGTCCTCAAGGCGGGGGGCCTCTTCCGTGCGGACGAACCGGCGACGACCCGCCGGCCACGGGCGGCCGTCCGTGGCCGGTCGGGGGACGCCGGTGGTTCGGATGCGTCGCCGGGGGAGGTCGCCCGCCAGATCGCCGGCCGGCGCGTCCCGGACGAGTTCGTCCCCCGTTATGGAAGCCCCATCACCCTGCGGGTGGTGCTCGGGCCGCAAGACGACCACTTCACGCCGGCCGGGGTCGCGACGTTCTTGAGCGCCGAGTACGTGGTCACGGTGGAGGCGGACCGCATGGGCTGTCGCCTCGACGGGCCGACGATCGAACATGCCGGGCCGGCGGACATCATCTCCGACGGGATTCCGCTCGGCGCGGTGCAGGTGCCGGGACACGGGCGGCCCATCGTGATGCTGGCCGACCGCCAGACGACGGGTGGCTACCCGAAGATCGCCACGGTGATCAGCGTCGACATCCCGCGCATCGCCCAGGCCAAGCCGGGGGACAGGGTACGGTTCGCGGCGGTGAGCCGCGACGAGGCGGTCCGGCTCTACCGGGAGCGGGAGGAGGGGCTGCGGCGCCTGGCGCAGCGCCTCGCGTGA
- a CDS encoding LamB/YcsF family protein, with protein sequence MVPRVDLNADLGESFGVYRLGLDAEVLRHVTSANIACGFHAGDPMVMARTVAMAAENGVGIGAHPGHPDLQGFGRRSMELTPEEVKNLVIYQVGALTAFARAAGRPLQHVKAHGALYNMAARDLRLARAIAEGVKAAAPDSILLALAGSAMVRAAEEVGLKVAQEVFADRAYNADGTLVPRSRPDAMIHDPEIAIPRAVRMVTEGKVTAITGEEVPIRADSICVHGDNPEAIAFVARIRRALEEAGVEVVPLAQVVGG encoded by the coding sequence ATGGTACCGCGGGTCGACCTCAATGCGGACCTTGGCGAGAGCTTCGGCGTCTACCGGCTGGGGTTGGATGCCGAGGTCTTGCGCCACGTCACCTCGGCCAACATCGCCTGCGGGTTTCACGCCGGCGACCCCATGGTGATGGCCCGGACCGTCGCGATGGCGGCGGAGAACGGCGTGGGCATCGGGGCGCATCCGGGGCATCCCGACCTGCAGGGGTTCGGTCGCCGCAGCATGGAGCTCACGCCGGAAGAGGTGAAGAACCTCGTCATCTACCAGGTCGGGGCGCTCACCGCCTTCGCCCGCGCCGCGGGTCGCCCGCTGCAACACGTCAAGGCCCACGGTGCGCTGTACAACATGGCGGCGAGGGACCTCCGGCTCGCCCGGGCCATCGCCGAGGGCGTCAAGGCCGCGGCACCGGACTCCATCTTGCTCGCCCTGGCCGGTTCGGCCATGGTCAGGGCGGCCGAGGAGGTCGGGTTGAAGGTGGCCCAGGAGGTCTTCGCTGACCGTGCCTACAATGCCGATGGCACGCTGGTTCCCCGTTCGCGACCGGATGCGATGATCCACGATCCGGAGATCGCCATCCCCCGCGCCGTGCGGATGGTGACCGAGGGCAAGGTCACGGCGATCACGGGGGAGGAGGTCCCCATCCGGGCGGACAGCATCTGCGTACACGGAGACAACCCCGAGGCGATCGCCTTCGTCGCCCGGATCCGGCGGGCGCTCGAAGAGGCGGGCGTGGAGGTCGTGCCGCTGGCGCAGGTGGTCGGCGGGTGA
- a CDS encoding putative hydro-lyase, translated as MDVRHLSLPELREVIRRGQYTGPTPGLAPGYAQANVVILPQKYAFDFLLFCFRNPKPCPLLDVTDVGSPVPRMVAPEADLRTDVPRYRIWENGVLKAEVTDIRDYWRDDLVGFLLGCSFTFEAALLEAGIPVRHIEEGCNVPMFVTNRPCTPAGVFHGPMVVSMRPIPQEQVVRAVQVTSRFPAVHGAPVHIGDPEALGIRDLAKPDFGDPVTIRPGEVPVFWACGVTPQAVAMSAKPEFMITHAPGHMFITDPKDEELAVL; from the coding sequence GTGGACGTTCGCCATCTGTCCCTGCCCGAACTGCGAGAGGTCATCCGCCGCGGGCAGTACACGGGGCCGACCCCGGGCCTGGCGCCCGGCTACGCGCAGGCCAACGTGGTGATCCTACCCCAGAAATACGCCTTCGACTTTCTGCTCTTTTGCTTTCGCAATCCCAAACCGTGTCCGCTGCTCGACGTGACAGACGTCGGCTCACCGGTTCCGCGCATGGTGGCACCGGAGGCCGACCTGCGAACCGACGTTCCCCGCTATCGCATCTGGGAGAACGGGGTATTGAAGGCCGAGGTGACGGACATCCGCGACTACTGGCGGGACGATCTCGTCGGATTCCTTCTCGGTTGCAGCTTCACGTTCGAGGCGGCTCTGCTCGAAGCCGGCATCCCCGTCCGTCACATCGAAGAAGGATGCAATGTCCCCATGTTCGTCACGAACCGTCCGTGTACGCCGGCAGGTGTCTTTCACGGGCCGATGGTGGTGAGCATGCGCCCCATCCCCCAGGAGCAGGTGGTGCGGGCGGTGCAGGTGACGTCACGTTTCCCGGCAGTCCACGGGGCACCGGTTCACATCGGGGACCCAGAGGCGCTGGGGATCCGTGACCTGGCGAAGCCCGACTTCGGGGACCCGGTGACGATCAGGCCGGGGGAGGTCCCCGTCTTCTGGGCATGCGGGGTCACCCCCCAGGCCGTGGCGATGAGCGCCAAGCCGGAGTTCATGATCACCCATGCGCCAGGACACATGTTCATCACGGATCCCAAGGACGAGGAGCTGGCCGTGCTCTAG
- a CDS encoding DJ-1/PfpI family protein — protein MAKVLILTGDAVEALEVYYPLYRLKEAGHEVQVAAPTKKTLRTVVHDFEPGWETFTEKQGYKLEADLAFADVKPEEYDGLILPGGRAPEYIRLNEHIPRIVGHFFEANKPVGAICHAALIFSRVRDHLKGRQLTAYTACRPDVESLGATYVTEPLHVDGNLVSAHAWPDLPGFMREFLRRLDEYLKR, from the coding sequence GTGGCCAAGGTGTTGATCCTCACCGGCGATGCCGTCGAAGCCCTGGAAGTGTACTATCCGCTGTACCGGTTGAAGGAAGCCGGCCACGAGGTCCAGGTGGCAGCCCCCACTAAGAAGACGCTGCGGACCGTCGTCCACGACTTCGAGCCAGGTTGGGAGACCTTCACCGAGAAGCAGGGCTACAAGCTCGAGGCGGACCTGGCCTTCGCCGACGTCAAGCCGGAGGAGTACGACGGCTTGATCCTGCCCGGCGGCCGGGCGCCGGAGTACATCCGGCTCAACGAGCACATCCCGCGCATCGTCGGCCACTTCTTCGAGGCCAACAAGCCCGTGGGCGCCATCTGCCACGCGGCGCTGATCTTCTCGCGGGTGCGGGACCACCTCAAGGGGCGGCAGCTCACGGCCTACACGGCCTGCCGGCCGGACGTCGAGTCGCTGGGCGCCACCTATGTGACCGAGCCGCTCCACGTCGACGGGAACCTGGTTTCCGCCCACGCCTGGCCGGATCTTCCGGGCTTCATGCGCGAGTTCCTGCGGCGGCTCGACGAGTACCTGAAGCGGTGA
- a CDS encoding peptide-methionine (S)-S-oxide reductase, whose amino-acid sequence MAEATIRELEASGRWKDPIVTEVVPFTAFYPAEEYHRRFYWKNPDYPYCRVVIDPKVRKFRQRFAGRLKPVTS is encoded by the coding sequence GTGGCGGAGGCGACGATCCGCGAACTCGAGGCCAGCGGTCGCTGGAAGGATCCCATCGTCACGGAGGTCGTGCCGTTCACGGCGTTCTACCCGGCCGAGGAGTATCACCGCCGGTTCTATTGGAAGAACCCGGATTACCCGTACTGCCGGGTGGTCATCGACCCCAAGGTGCGCAAGTTCCGCCAGCGGTTCGCCGGACGGTTGAAGCCGGTGACCTCGTGA
- a CDS encoding NAD(P)/FAD-dependent oxidoreductase — translation MPSGTASPTPSPITDHGGSGPYDVAIAGAGVVGLAAAFELARHGARVVVVEADRPGSGASTVAAGMLAPGHEAHADPLLRELGLHSHRLWPSFAKAVERVSGLTTGYVGRGIAVLATDPGEADELAARASERAVPPPDRPDPSSQGAGTPGPGAGAPGTGASGPAIRRAEQTGLAPADPAPHRAGSGVELSDAGCGVELSDGGFRDPVWLAREDLPAHLAVFPGACGALFFPEGGHVDPVATVRALAAALAASGVTLLPGTRVHGWRDEPAPGGRRLVAALTTAGEIRASWFVLAGGVYNATLAAQAGFSLPVVPVKGQILAVEPPAPVAAFVRGQVPVFGGSVYLVPRRDGRLLIGATEEPEAGYDTGITLGAVGRLATAAQRLLPELAGARWLEARAGLRPGTPDKRPIIGRAPGFVNALVAAGHYRNGILLAPLTARIVAVLCAGKASGRSALPGSGEAVIPAHWLEALRPERFAQAPPTAS, via the coding sequence ATGCCCAGCGGGACTGCATCGCCCACCCCATCGCCCATCACCGACCACGGCGGGTCTGGCCCGTATGACGTGGCGATCGCCGGCGCCGGGGTCGTCGGCCTGGCCGCGGCCTTCGAGCTGGCCAGGCACGGCGCGCGGGTGGTCGTCGTCGAGGCCGATCGCCCTGGCAGCGGCGCCTCGACCGTCGCTGCAGGGATGCTGGCGCCCGGGCACGAGGCCCACGCCGACCCGCTGCTGCGGGAACTCGGTCTGCACAGCCACCGGCTGTGGCCGTCCTTCGCCAAGGCGGTGGAGCGCGTCTCCGGCCTGACGACCGGCTACGTGGGACGCGGGATCGCCGTCCTGGCCACGGACCCCGGGGAGGCGGACGAACTGGCGGCCCGGGCCTCGGAACGGGCGGTTCCACCGCCGGACCGACCGGACCCCTCCTCGCAGGGAGCCGGAACCCCGGGACCCGGTGCAGGGGCTCCGGGGACGGGGGCTTCAGGTCCCGCGATCCGCCGCGCCGAGCAGACGGGGCTGGCCCCCGCCGACCCCGCACCGCATCGTGCGGGGAGCGGCGTCGAGCTCTCGGACGCCGGCTGCGGCGTCGAACTGTCGGATGGGGGCTTTCGCGATCCGGTGTGGCTTGCCCGCGAGGACCTCCCGGCCCACCTGGCCGTCTTCCCCGGGGCCTGCGGCGCCCTGTTCTTCCCCGAAGGGGGCCACGTGGACCCGGTGGCGACCGTCCGCGCCCTCGCAGCCGCCTTGGCCGCCTCGGGCGTGACCCTGCTCCCCGGCACCCGCGTCCACGGCTGGCGGGACGAACCGGCCCCGGGCGGCCGCCGCCTGGTGGCCGCCCTGACCACGGCCGGCGAGATCCGCGCCAGCTGGTTCGTCCTGGCGGGTGGGGTCTACAACGCCACCCTGGCTGCCCAGGCCGGCTTTTCCCTGCCGGTGGTGCCGGTCAAGGGGCAGATCCTGGCGGTGGAGCCGCCGGCACCTGTGGCTGCGTTCGTCCGCGGGCAGGTGCCGGTGTTCGGTGGGAGCGTATACCTCGTGCCCCGACGCGACGGGCGTCTGTTGATCGGCGCCACGGAGGAACCGGAAGCGGGCTATGACACGGGCATCACCCTGGGGGCCGTCGGCCGGCTTGCGACGGCGGCGCAACGCCTCCTGCCGGAGCTGGCCGGGGCCCGGTGGCTGGAGGCCCGGGCGGGGCTGCGGCCGGGGACGCCGGACAAGCGGCCGATCATCGGCCGGGCGCCGGGGTTCGTCAACGCCCTGGTCGCGGCGGGTCACTACCGCAACGGGATCCTGCTGGCGCCCCTGACGGCCCGGATCGTCGCGGTGCTCTGCGCCGGCAAGGCCTCCGGCCGTTCCGCGCTCCCCGGGAGCGGGGAGGCCGTCATCCCGGCCCACTGGCTGGAGGCGTTGCGACCCGAGCGGTTCGCCCAGGCGCCTCCCACGGCATCTTGA
- a CDS encoding thiazole synthase, translating to MVIAGRTFRSRLFLGTGKYADPATMVAALERSGTEMVTVAMRLIDPDDPAGGDILAHIDRSRYHLLPNTAGATTAEQAIGIAHLAREALGTNWIKLEVIGDPRTLLPDLQGTLEATRRLVRDGFVVLPYCTADLVTCLRLEDAGAAAVMPLAAPIGTGQGMQDWVGIQRVIERVSVPVIVDAGLGVPSDAAIAMEMGASAVLVNTAIARAKNPPLMAEAFRWGVIAGRQAFLAGRMPPQREASASSPVRGVPQLQGIAAPGGSG from the coding sequence CTGGTCATCGCCGGGCGCACCTTCCGGTCCCGGCTCTTCCTCGGCACCGGCAAGTACGCCGATCCCGCCACCATGGTCGCCGCCCTGGAGCGCTCGGGCACGGAGATGGTCACCGTCGCCATGCGGCTGATCGACCCGGACGACCCGGCCGGCGGCGACATCCTCGCCCACATCGACCGCAGCCGCTACCACCTGCTGCCCAACACCGCCGGGGCGACGACGGCGGAGCAGGCCATCGGCATCGCCCACCTGGCGCGGGAGGCACTGGGCACCAACTGGATCAAGCTCGAGGTCATCGGCGATCCCCGCACGTTGCTGCCCGACCTGCAAGGCACGCTGGAGGCGACGCGCCGGCTGGTGCGGGATGGATTCGTCGTCCTGCCGTACTGCACCGCCGATCTGGTGACCTGTCTGCGGCTGGAGGACGCCGGGGCCGCCGCGGTGATGCCCCTGGCGGCGCCCATCGGCACGGGGCAGGGGATGCAGGACTGGGTCGGCATCCAGCGCGTGATCGAGCGGGTCTCGGTGCCGGTGATCGTCGACGCCGGGCTGGGCGTCCCGTCGGATGCGGCCATCGCCATGGAGATGGGGGCCAGTGCCGTGCTGGTCAACACGGCCATCGCCCGGGCGAAGAACCCGCCGCTCATGGCCGAGGCCTTCCGGTGGGGTGTCATCGCCGGGCGGCAGGCCTTCCTGGCCGGCCGCATGCCGCCGCAGCGGGAAGCCAGCGCCTCGAGCCCGGTGCGAGGAGTGCCGCAGCTGCAAGGCATCGCCGCCCCGGGTGGGAGCGGGTAA